Below is a genomic region from Primulina eburnea isolate SZY01 chromosome 9, ASM2296580v1, whole genome shotgun sequence.
AACTCATTGTAGGGAATTGCTGTATCTTCTGTTTTACCAAAAGATAACTAGAATAGCTAATCACCAGTCAGCAACAATCCTATAAACTCTAGTCAATAaccaaaagagagaaaagatTCTCTTGTTTATTCAACCAACATTGAGTTGCCATTATTCAATGACTTAATCCTATAAATTGAGATGAGGATAGTGCCTAAAACATAAGTACCTGAAAGATGAGTATGTAAGTTCCCATTTGGAATGAATTCGTACACAAGGAACAATCTATTCACGGTGACGTTTTCCTGGAGTTCTGCTTCAACGCAATGACCCAGAAGATTAACTAGGTTCGGATGACGAAGTTTTGAGAGTAAATCCAGCCTCAACTTGAGGTTCCGGACTGAGTATTTTCTGAATAAAGTCAAAGATCGTATGGCAACAAAGGCACCATTTTCCAACTTTCCTTTAAAAACCTGCAGAAATGAAGGTAGACCCAGAGGTAGTCAAGAACTAAATTTTACATCCCAACAGAGCTGAACCAGGCACAAGGATACCTTTCCAATAGTGCTTTCACCCAGATACGATGATTGCCCGAACTTCCCTGTGGCATCTTCCAGTTCTTTTATGGAGAACACCCTGTATGCTGAAGCAGAAGGGTTACGCATTTTCGCTGCTGGTGAAATTACTCCTGGAGTACCAAAAAAACCCATAAAAAGACAACAAAAAGATAATTATACTAGAAGGATTACAGATGCAATTCTCCAATATAGAACAAAGATAGAACACAAAAGCATGGTGCAGATGCCTCTATGAAATTGCAATAATTTCCACGTCTAGTATATTCTTAATTTGCTTAAAAAAACCACTCCAAAAGCATGATAGGACATAAAATTAATCTTAACCAAACTTACTGACACTTCCAAGAGTAGACCTGATAAAGTGCAAAACTAAATTCGACTCAACTTACTAGCATTTTCAAAAACTTCAGTTGAAATCCCTGACCTTGCACCCTCTTGCACAACCTTTGGTGCAGTATGCTGAACTACCGTCTCCTGTACAACGTGTCTTTTACAGAATGTGACATATCCAACACCTAAGAGGATGACTACAGTAATGGCAGTCCCGCTGATAACACCGACCACCACTGCTATTACCTTTCTCGTAAATAGCCTTTTCCCATTATCAGGGTCTTTGCAGTATTGTGCCGGATGCTGGTTAGAAGCATTGGTGGAAAAGCAATTCCCTCCAATTTTTACAATTCTAACATCAGCAGCAGAGTCCAAGCAACTCGGAAGCTGACCTATGAATCTGTTGCCAGAAAGATCAACAAGACTCAGTGTGTCCCCACACCTGATATTTTCGTCAAGTGATCCACTGAGAATGTTGGATGATAAATTCAAGTAACTGATGTTGGGCAAAGAGAACAGTACAGAAGGTGGAGTTCCACTTATATAATTGTCTGACAAGTCAAGATGCTGAAGTTGCTTCAACTGGCCAAATTGGTCTGGAATACTTCCAGAAAACGAATTGTTACTCAGGAAAACATTAGCCAGCTCCTTGGGCAATGGAGAAAGTTCAGAGTCCAAATTATTGTCTCTCAAATCTATCAACCTTAAGCTAACTAAATCACCCAAATAAGGTAATTTCCCAGAAAGGAAATTGTGGGACATCACAACTTCAGTCAGTGTTGCCATTGTGGACAACGCCGAAGGAATGTGACCCCTCAACCTGTTCTTCTTTAGGCTCAAAATGGACAAATTTTTTAATGAATCCAACCACTCAGGAACTGTATCATTGAAAAAGTTTCCATCCAATGTCAACGTCTGAAGCTTTACCAACCTAGAGATTTCAGATGGGATTGAACCATACAAGAAATTCGAACTCAAATCCAAACCTTCAAGCAAAGATAACCGATGAATTTTATCAGGAAGTGGCCCCCAAATCCCTAAAGACACTAAGCTAAGGACCCTCAAACTGGACAACCTTGTCAATGTAGTAAACAAAGAGTCAACAGAGAAACTCTGAGATAAGGTTTGATTAGGTACTGCAAATCCTCTAAACTCACTGATATTTGCAGGCTTAGCTCCAATAATCCTGAGTTCGGTCACAGAATCATTCTCACACTTAATGCTCATTTGCGGCGGGGAGGACAAGCTACACAAATCCCCATTGCTATTTTCCCAAACACTTAACACCACTGGGTACTCCAAATGCTTCATCAGCTGGAGAAGTATTTCCGTGTCATCATGATTTCCGTCGCcaatattttttgtaaaataaaaaaattaattttactaatttaataaatctaaaaaaacttACAATTTGAATAGGCTAACAATATTCATGATATTAACAAACACTTAAAAAGTTACCAAAAATCAAAGCGAAAAAATTTACCCTaaatcgaaattaaaatcgtgtaagaagaaaaattttaagtgtggtaaattgttaaaatcatataagagagaaaaatttgaagtgttgtgaagtgggtGGAAGAAAATGGATCGGAAGTGCTGGTATTTAAAGGAATTTTGCGTTTGTTATTTGTACAATCGTCGCTTATAGCGATGGTTATACGTAAAACCATCGCTTATATGCAATACTAAAATATTGCTACGGTTTGGGTTTAACAGTCGCTTTATTTAGTGACGGTTTTGATaaatcgtcgctaaatataAAAACAACTTCCTCAATCCGTTGTTGTTTGTCCAAAAACCACTTTAATTGACAatggttttctaaaaccgttgtcaattgtaaaaaaacacgctaatagacaacagttCATTGAACAGTTGTCGATTGtcaaaaaaaacacgctaatagacaacagttCAATGAACCGTTGTCGTAAACGCTTAAAGCCAACGGTTTTATAGAACCATTTTCATTGACCCTAAAAACTGTTGTTTTTTACCCCCAAAAGACAActgtttttataaaaccgttgtcttttgcttaaaaaacgctatacgacaacggttttcactaaaacAGTTGTTAAAAAAGTGAAAATCGTTGTCATATATGTGTTGTTGATTAATGAATTTCTTGTAGTGAGCTTGTTTTGAGGAGATTGATAAACTCGAGAAGGAGTTATCAAAGGAATTTGCTTTGAAAGATTTAGGTACTGCAAAACAAATCATTGGAATGGGGATCCTTAGAGATCAGGTGAATGGAGTCTTGAAGCTTGAGAAGATTCTAGAAGCAAGAATCCAGCTGATACGCTCACGAAGACTGTTATcattgaaaaactgaagtttTGTTTGACTTCAGTTGGTCTCCTGGACTAACAAAGGAGGTATGAGATGCTGCACTGATGTTGTgaagacatgattgaaatcaattctTCAAGTGGAAGAATTGTTTGGTGAGATTTTAATGGGGTGGGGCtcacattaaataaaataataagaaaatgtgttttcttatttttgCCACATTGGAAATGTTTACAAAACTGAATGAGGAATTAGTTATAAATATAGCTCAATCccttcagttattgtatcccaaaatcaaaagcttttcAGCTTTGATAAAAAAGAGAGTTCATAGAAAAAAAGAGTGTATTTTTTCTTGAGTGCGGGAATTCTCGtgtgtgagttagagaaatTATTTTCTCGTGTGTGAGAATaataaatgttgaaggaagtgaagtaattgtgactaaatatgttggagatatcatGAGGGTGAAGGTCCcaatgggagcccgacgatcatatttccgtctatatgaatacgaatatgttaatacattggccaaggcccagttgaccggtgagagtgttgctggtgtcccctcCCACCCACAGATATTCGCCTGAAAATCTTTAAATAATGAAATCAAacaaaattacacaattaatcatttagtcactcaaaataaatcattcaagcatcaaccttattttaaataattaagaacaattatttaataaaaatattttctcttattcagccatcggtctctgttcctcgatcgcaactcgaatatcctttaaaaatacattttaacgcaatcatgtagaaaagtatattttaaacatgttaatatgaacaacataattaattaatgcaattaaaataattaattgaaatacacaaggaatttaataacttgtatgaatgtggttcgcgtggacctttaaattttcggggcgttacagtaTTACATGAAGTGCTAAAGATTCTATGCgaaaaaaaatttcaaggaCTCCAAGTTACGTCAGATTCTCTATTGGCGGTGCAAGCAGTCACGAAGTCACATGAGGATTTTGGCTACATGGGAACCATTGCGGTAGAGATCGAGGAGTTGATAAATGGTCCAATGGTATCATACTTATACAATTTTAGATGATCGGCTAACATGGATGCACATCGCGCATGGAGTGCAGCAGCGCGCAGGGGAAATATGGATCGGCCAGAGAGCTTTGGACTGGGCTATGTcaagtccttagggtcctaagagggtgcACAAGGGTCTGGTTCAGGGGTTGGTCCAGTGGCTACGGTCCTAGGCACGTAAACATGGATTCCTACCGCATTAGGAGTCTCGGCCATGCCATGTTGCTGATTGAGTGGCTTTGGTTTGGGGCTAGGGTCAGGTCCTAGAGGTGCTATAGGTTAAcgattgtaatgcccaagattttatatcgtgttaaattacgattattaatttttaatcgagacgattatgaaaggacTAATTGGGACACGGTTTGAATTCAACATGAAAAGATGTAGGTGCGAGGAaatgagcctcgcgcatatgcgcgacttgatgcggcacatatgcgcggaatAGGCAGAACccctcgcgcatctgcgcggcgtgtattggcgcacatgcgcgagggtacccgagagttgtgaagaattcctcgcgcatatgcgcagaaataatttgcgcatatgcgcgagctgccaaggccgagaccagtaggtctcgcgcatatgcgccagtaatgccgcgcatatgcgcgagtcatgcaaaagGAAAAATCGACATGTGGTGTATTATGCAACtttggtgtatatatatatatatatatatatatatatatatatatatacatgcaaatctTTCCTCAGAAGAAAGGAAAAACGAAAGTTGAGGGGGAATTGCACGTTGATTTCAGAATCcgatttacgatcaatccgtctgtccaaacttgaatccgagtacgacaCCATCTTCCTAACAACGACAGCTATTacaagacgtaagttttgttacgttttgttaagatatGAAATTACGCTATGTCCAGAAttagatacgattcatatatggcgttcttgacatagtagacatcatagaatcgaagtcagattaagaaacagattgattatggaattgttatgaatttcagagttaaattgactgcgatatgatgtcagatttgtatggtggttgattataagttaattgaattggtatagactgatatggtattaccagtatcgcaagattgtactgttgtatccTCAGAATCTGATAAGAcagagatgtcttgatttaaatagaatattgatacagaatattgatattgtcatagccagattgaacattgacagactttgagtcgagacttcgattgtatcagagcgacagaacgaaaggtataaataaatgttgattcgggattgcacaactcaagttaggtttgacttgagtttccctaaatcacatactttatgttattgcattga
It encodes:
- the LOC140841342 gene encoding probable LRR receptor-like serine/threonine-protein kinase At1g14390, producing the protein MKHLEYPVVLSVWENSNGDLCSLSSPPQMSIKCENDSVTELRIIGAKPANISEFRGFAVPNQTLSQSFSVDSLFTTLTRLSSLRVLSLVSLGIWGPLPDKIHRLSLLEGLDLSSNFLYGSIPSEISRLVKLQTLTLDGNFFNDTVPEWLDSLKNLSILSLKKNRLRGHIPSALSTMATLTEVVMSHNFLSGKLPYLGDLVSLRLIDLRDNNLDSELSPLPKELANVFLSNNSFSGSIPDQFGQLKQLQHLDLSDNYISGTPPSVLFSLPNISYLNLSSNILSGSLDENIRCGDTLSLVDLSGNRFIGQLPSCLDSAADVRIVKIGGNCFSTNASNQHPAQYCKDPDNGKRLFTRKVIAVVVGVISGTAITVVILLGVGYVTFCKRHVVQETVVQHTAPKVVQEGARSGISTEVFENARVISPAAKMRNPSASAYRVFSIKELEDATGKFGQSSYLGESTIGKVFKGKLENGAFVAIRSLTLFRKYSVRNLKLRLDLLSKLRHPNLVNLLGHCVEAELQENVTVNRLFLVYEFIPNGNLHTHLSETCPEKVLKWSNRLAVLIDVAKGVHFLHTGVIPPSFNNRLKTNNVLIDEHQRAKLSDYGMSIIGDETEKPEAKKDAAKAEHVEKPDDDVYNFGLILFETLVGPDASENKEAFMLNEMTSFSSQDGRKKLVDPIVLATSSQESLSIVISITNKCTSPESSNRPSFEDVLWNLQYAAQVQATADADQKSDNMT